Within the Chromobacterium paludis genome, the region CTCGCCGAAGCCGAAACGATCGGCCCAGTCCGCCGCCGCCTCCATCTGCTCGGCCGTGATGTCTCCCGGCGGCGCGCCGGTTTCCTTCAGCGACAGCACCACCGAGCGGTAGCCCGGCTGGCGATGCGCGCGCGTATTGCGCTCGAACCAGCGGGCGAAAGCCTTGTCCTCGGCCAGCGGACCCGTCAATTCAGCAGGATCATCGGCCAGCGCGGGGTAGTCAGGATCGTCGAAGAAACGGGCGTAGTGCGCGACATCCTCATCCCGCAGCGTGGCCGGGCCATCCTTCAGATGCAGCCACTCGTCTTCCACCTTGGCGGCGAAGCCCTGCGGCGTCATGGCCTTGACCAGAATCTTGACGCGCGCCTTGTACTTGTTGTCGCGGCGGCCGAAGCGGTTATACACGCGCAGCACCGCGTCCAGATAAGTCAGCAAGTGCTGGCGCGGCAGGAATTCGCGTATCACCTCGCCCACCATGGGCGTGCGTCCCAGGCCGCCGCCGACGATCACTTTGAAGCCGGCCTCACCATCCGCGTTGCGGCTGACGTGCAGGCCGATGTCGTGAACCATGGTGGCGGCGCGGTCTTCCACGCTGCCGGAGACGGCGATCTTGAACTTGCGCGGCAGGAAGGCGAATTCCGGGTGCAGCGTGCTCCACTGGCGGATGATTTCGCAATACGGACGCGGATCGAACAGTTGGTCGGCGGCGACGCCGGCGAAGGCGTCGGTGGTGGTATTGCGCACGCAGTTGCCGGAGGTCTGGATTGCGTGCATTTCCACGGTGGACAGCTCTTCCAGAATGTCCGGCACGCTCTCCAACGCCGGCCAGTTGAACTGGATGTTCTGGCGCGTGGTGAAGTGGCCGTAGCCTTTGTCATAGCGGCGGGCGATGTCGGCCAGCTTGCGCAATTGCTCGCTGCGCAGATGGCCGTACGGGATGGCCACGCGCAGCATGGGCGCGTGGCGCTGAATGTACAGGCCATTCATCAGCCGCAGGGGGCGGAACTCGTCCTCGGACAGCTCGCCGGCCAGGAAGCGGCGGGTCTGGTCGCGGAACTGCTGCACGCGCTCGCGCACCAGGCGATGGTCGACTTCATCGTAACGATACATATTGAATTCCAGCAGATAGGCCGATGGCGGCGGGTCAGGCGGGGCGCTTCAGCGGACTGGCCTTGGCGTGCAGCCCGCATTCCTTGGTTTCCGGGTTTTCCCACCACCAGCGGCCGGCGCGGATGTCCTCGCCCACGCTGATGGCCCGGGTGCAGGGCGCGCAACCTATGGACGGATAATGCCGGTCATGCAGCGCGTTGTAAGGCACTTCGCGCTCGCGCAGGTACTGCCAGACCTCGGCCTCGGTCCACTCCAAGAGCGGACTGAATTTCAGCAGACCGTTGTCGGCGTCGTACGCCTCGTCGGCCAGGTCCTGCCGCGTCGGCGACTGCTGACGGCGCAGGCCGGTGATCCAGGCGGAGCGGCCCGCCAGCGCTCGCCTGAGCGGCTCCAGCTTGCGCACGGCGCAACAGGATTGGCGCAACGCCACGCTCTGATAAAAGCCATTGATGCCATGCAGGTTGACGTATTGCTCGGTGGCGGCGGTATCCGGGAAATACACCTGGACCGGATGCGCCGGGTAACGCTCGGCCACCTGCTGCATCAATGCATAGGTCTCGGCCGGCAAGCGGCCGGTATCCAGGCTGAAGCTGCGCAAGGGCAGGTTCAGCCGGGCGATCAGATCGGTCAGCACCATGTCTTCGGCGCCATAACTGTTGGCAAGCACCGCGTCGGGGTGTCGTTCGGCAATCGTTTGCAGCAGGGCCGTCGTGGCGGCCAGTTTGGACTCCAGGCTCATCAGGCGCTCCGGGATGGGTTCGAGGCTATCCTAACCAAAGCGCTTATAAACCTAAAAGAATATTGTGTTAGTATTTAATGACTACAGGTTTTAAGAGGACAGACCGTCAACATGAAGCTACAACAATTGCGCTATCTGGTCGAAGTGGCCAAGCAAGGGCTGAACGTCTCGGAGGCCGCGGAGAAGCTGCATACCTCGCAACCCGGCATTTCCAAGCAGATCCGCTTGCTGGAAGATGAACTGGGCATCCAGGTGTTCATTCGCAATGGCAAGCGCGTGGTGTCGGTGTCCGAGCCGGGCAAGGAGGTGCTGCGCATTTCCGAGCGCATCCTGCGCGAGGCGCAAAACCTGAAGCGCGTGGGCGAAGAGTTCTCGCGCGAGTCGGAGGGCGCGCTGACCATCGCCACCACCCACACCCAGGCGCGCTATGCCTTGCCGCAAGCCATCGCCGAATTCGTCAATCGCTACCCCAAGGTCAGGCTGTCGCTGAAACAGGGCAGCCCGACGCAGATTTGCGACATGGTGATCTCGGGCGAGGCCGACCTGGCCATCGCCACCGAAGGCATCGCCCTGTACAAGGAGCTGGCCACCCTGCCCTGCTATGAGTGGAACCGCTCGGTCGTGGTCCCCAAGGGCCACCCGCTGGCCGAGCTGGAGCGCCAGATCGCGTTGGCCGACATCGCCCAATACCCCATCGTCACCTACGACTTCGCTTTCGCCGGACGCTCCAAGATCAACAAGGCCTTCTCCGACCAGGGCCTCAGCGCCAACGTGGTGCTGACCGCGATCGACACCGATGTCATCAAGACCTATGTCTCGCTGGGCCTGGGCATAGGCATCATCGCCAGCATGGCCTATGAGCCGGCGCGCGACCACAACCTGGTGGCGATAGATGCCGGCCACCTGTTCGAGCCGTCCACCACCAAGATAGGCATCCGCAAGGACGCCTATCTGCGCGGCTTCGCCTATACCTTCATCGAGCTGTTCGCGCCGCATCTGCACCGGCGCGAAGTGGATTCGGCGCTGCTGGCGCACGATGTCAATGACGAAGAATGACGGGGAGTCATACCCGCAAAGCCAACGCCCCGGACCAGCCGGGGCGTTGGCTTTGGCGCAGCGAGATCGCGCTTACAACGTGAGGCCGCCGGTCACTTCGATGGCCGCGCCGTTGATGTAGCTGGCCTCGTCCGACGCCAGGAAGGCGTAGACGTTGGCGATCTCGGCCGGATCGGCCATGCGGCGCATCGGCACCTTGTCTTCCATCGCCTGCAGCACCTTTTCCGGCATGGCCTTCAGGATGGGCGTGGCGACAAAGCCCGGGCAGACGGCGTTGGCGCGGATGCCCTTCTTGCCCAACTCCTTGGCCCAGGTCTTGACGAAGCCGATCACGCCGAACTTGGCCGCCGCGTAGTTGGTCTGGCCGAAGTTGCCATAGACGCCGACCACGGACGACGCGTTCAGAATCACGCCGCCGCCCTGCTCCACCATGGTGTCCACCACGGCGCGGGCGCAGTTGTAGACGCCCTTCAGGTTGATGTCGATGACGCGGTCGAACTGTTCTTCCGTCATCTTGATCAGCTGCGCGTCCTGCACGATGCCGGCGTTGTTGACCAGCACGTCGATGCGGCCGCAACGGTTCTTCAGATCGGCGACCATTTCGGCGATCTGGCCCTTGTTGGTCACGTCCACCTTGTAGCCGTAGGCTTCGCCGCCCAGCGCCTTCAACTCGTCGACGACGGCGTTGACCGCCTCCAGGTTCAGGTCGCACACCGCGACGATGGCGCCTTCCTTGACGAACTTCTCAGCAGTAGCCTTGCCGATGCCGCTGGCGGAGCCGGTGATAATGCTGACTTTCCCTTTTAAACGCATGATGTTTCCTTCTTTTACCGCTTTGCAGATCTCATCAGGCCGCCATGGACGGATGAGCACCAGATGTCTCCTGGCATCGACCCTCCCGGCCGGGTCCCTGATTATTGTTATCGCGCCGCGCGCGGCGCATGAAAAAGGCGGGAGTTTGTGCACCGCAATATAGCGCACCCCCTCCCGCCGGTACAAGTTACGAGCTGAGACAGCTCGTAACCGGATTACTCCAGGCCCTTGCTGGCCAGGTAGTCTTCATAGTTGCCGATGTAGTAGTCGTAGCCGCCCTTACCGTCCAGTTCCAGCACGTGGGTGGCCAGGCTGCTCACGAATTGGCGGTCGTGCGAAACAAAGATCAAGGTGCCCTTGTACTTTTCCAGCGCCATGTTCAGGGATTCGATCGACTCCATGTCCATGTGGTTGGTCGGTTCGTCCATGATCATCACGTTCGGCTTCTGCAGGATCAGCTTGCCGTACAGCATGCGGCCCTTCTCGCCGCCGGACAGCACGCGCACCGGCTTGCCCACTTCATCGCCGCCGAACAGCAGGCGGCCCAGCGTGCCGCGGATCACCTGCTCGTCGTCGCCTTCCTGGCCCCATTCGCGCATCCATTCGGTCAGCGTGGCATCGCTGTCGAATTCGGCTTCATGGTCCTGGGCGAAGTAGCCGATCTGCGCCTTTTCCGCCCACTTGATAGTGCCGTAGTCGGCGGTCAGGCCTTCGGCGAACTTGGCATCGAATGCGCCAGCCAGCAGCTTGACCAGCGAGGTCTTGCCCGCGCCGTTGGGACCGATGATGGCCAGACGGGCGCCGGCTTCCAGGATCAGGTTCAAGTCCTTGAACAACACCTTGTTGTCGTAGGCCTTGCTGAGGTTTTCCACTTCCACCGCCTGGCGGTGCAGCTTGAACTTGTCGTCCATCTCGAAGCGGATGAACGGGTTCTGGCGGCTGGACGGCTTCACTTCCACCATCTCGGCCTTCAGCTTGTCCACCTGCTTCAGGCGCGAGGTAGCCTGACGGGCCTTGGACTTGTTGGCGGAGAAGCGGGCCACGAACTCCTGCAGCTCCTGGATGCGCTCCTTGGCCTTGCTGTTGGAGCTCAACTGGCGCTCGCGGGCCTGGGCCGAGGCGATCATGTAGTCGTCGTAATTGCCCGGATAGATGCGGATGGTGTTGTAGTCCAAGTCCGCCATGTGGGTGCAGACCGAATTCAGGAAGTGGCGGTCGTGCGAGATGATGATCATGGTGGCGTTGCGCTCGTTCAGCACGTGCTCCAGCCAGCGGATGGTGTTGATGTCCAGGTTGTTGGTCGGCTCGTCCAACAACAGGATGTCAGGATTGGAGAACAGCGCCTGCGCCAGCAGCACGCGCAGCTTCCAGCCCGGGGCCACTTCGCTCATCGGGCCGAAATGCTGCTCCACCGGAATGCCCACGCCCATCAGCAATTCGCCGGCGCGCGCCTCGGCGGTGTAGCCGTCGTATTCGGCGAACTTGGCCTCCAGGTCGGCCGCGCGCATGTAGTCGTCTTCCGTCGCTTCCAGATTGGCGTAGATCGCGTCGCGTTCGCTCATCGCCGCCCACATCTCGG harbors:
- a CDS encoding nitrite/sulfite reductase; this translates as MYRYDEVDHRLVRERVQQFRDQTRRFLAGELSEDEFRPLRLMNGLYIQRHAPMLRVAIPYGHLRSEQLRKLADIARRYDKGYGHFTTRQNIQFNWPALESVPDILEELSTVEMHAIQTSGNCVRNTTTDAFAGVAADQLFDPRPYCEIIRQWSTLHPEFAFLPRKFKIAVSGSVEDRAATMVHDIGLHVSRNADGEAGFKVIVGGGLGRTPMVGEVIREFLPRQHLLTYLDAVLRVYNRFGRRDNKYKARVKILVKAMTPQGFAAKVEDEWLHLKDGPATLRDEDVAHYARFFDDPDYPALADDPAELTGPLAEDKAFARWFERNTRAHRQPGYRSVVLSLKETGAPPGDITAEQMEAAADWADRFGFGELRVAHEQNLVLPDVAQKDLYALWREARQQRMATPNIGLLTDIISCPGGDFCSLANARSIPVANAIQQTFDDFDYLHDLGEIACNFSGCMNACGHHHIGNIGILGVDKNGEEWYQITLGGSQGSDTAIGKVIGPSFAQADVPVAFGKIMQVYVEKRQDGERFIETLRRVGVEPFKERVYAPVH
- a CDS encoding phosphoadenylyl-sulfate reductase yields the protein MSLESKLAATTALLQTIAERHPDAVLANSYGAEDMVLTDLIARLNLPLRSFSLDTGRLPAETYALMQQVAERYPAHPVQVYFPDTAATEQYVNLHGINGFYQSVALRQSCCAVRKLEPLRRALAGRSAWITGLRRQQSPTRQDLADEAYDADNGLLKFSPLLEWTEAEVWQYLREREVPYNALHDRHYPSIGCAPCTRAISVGEDIRAGRWWWENPETKECGLHAKASPLKRPA
- the cysB gene encoding HTH-type transcriptional regulator CysB — translated: MKLQQLRYLVEVAKQGLNVSEAAEKLHTSQPGISKQIRLLEDELGIQVFIRNGKRVVSVSEPGKEVLRISERILREAQNLKRVGEEFSRESEGALTIATTHTQARYALPQAIAEFVNRYPKVRLSLKQGSPTQICDMVISGEADLAIATEGIALYKELATLPCYEWNRSVVVPKGHPLAELERQIALADIAQYPIVTYDFAFAGRSKINKAFSDQGLSANVVLTAIDTDVIKTYVSLGLGIGIIASMAYEPARDHNLVAIDAGHLFEPSTTKIGIRKDAYLRGFAYTFIELFAPHLHRREVDSALLAHDVNDEE
- the fabG gene encoding 3-oxoacyl-ACP reductase FabG translates to MRLKGKVSIITGSASGIGKATAEKFVKEGAIVAVCDLNLEAVNAVVDELKALGGEAYGYKVDVTNKGQIAEMVADLKNRCGRIDVLVNNAGIVQDAQLIKMTEEQFDRVIDINLKGVYNCARAVVDTMVEQGGGVILNASSVVGVYGNFGQTNYAAAKFGVIGFVKTWAKELGKKGIRANAVCPGFVATPILKAMPEKVLQAMEDKVPMRRMADPAEIANVYAFLASDEASYINGAAIEVTGGLTL
- a CDS encoding ABC-F family ATPase, which codes for MITTSNITMQFGVKPLFEKVTVKFGEGNRYGLIGANGSGKSTFMKILGGDLEQTAGEVAIENGLRLGKLRQDQFGYEDQRVIDVVMMGHTEMWAAMSERDAIYANLEATEDDYMRAADLEAKFAEYDGYTAEARAGELLMGVGIPVEQHFGPMSEVAPGWKLRVLLAQALFSNPDILLLDEPTNNLDINTIRWLEHVLNERNATMIIISHDRHFLNSVCTHMADLDYNTIRIYPGNYDDYMIASAQARERQLSSNSKAKERIQELQEFVARFSANKSKARQATSRLKQVDKLKAEMVEVKPSSRQNPFIRFEMDDKFKLHRQAVEVENLSKAYDNKVLFKDLNLILEAGARLAIIGPNGAGKTSLVKLLAGAFDAKFAEGLTADYGTIKWAEKAQIGYFAQDHEAEFDSDATLTEWMREWGQEGDDEQVIRGTLGRLLFGGDEVGKPVRVLSGGEKGRMLYGKLILQKPNVMIMDEPTNHMDMESIESLNMALEKYKGTLIFVSHDRQFVSSLATHVLELDGKGGYDYYIGNYEDYLASKGLE